gtaaatatttgtgatcactatatttatcatttatttactgTAACTacattttatcaattaaatatgTGCTTTATATCAAAGTTACTTTAGCTAATGTTCCAACTGGATTGTTAATTTTGGAATAAAATTATGTGAAATGATTAATTctattatttcataatttgcTTTACCATTAACATGAATGTAATGGAATAATCATTTCATCAATTctataattatttcaaaataatacaaataaaactatttataaatactTATTTCTTATTTTGATAAAGAATAAATGGAATGattgtatttccattttttacaAATGTTATTCATTTTATTCTATCCATATCCATTCCATtaagttaattttattattatcatttacCGTCTAactaaaaaattacaaattgcAAATCTATATTTCTTGTGTTTTTCTGTATATATAACCAGGATCGATATTAGGCCAAGCTGGATGAAACATTCGtaagaatttatatataaataggctttcaaatttataaaataaatttagatcTTTAAACTACCGAAATTCTTCTTAACTGTTTATAGCGTCCAAAATCTCAGGCCGGCACCGTATATTACCGTTGAACCATACTGCACTTTCAATAGATTTTAGGTACTTTATCATTAGTTTGGAAAACATTACAGAATCCTCTTAAATAGCTCTCACCCCCACAGACGTTTAGCCACCAGAAGAACTTGTGATGTAAATTCAATTATTGTCTTTCTTTCACTTTCCCAAGAACATAAAAGTTAGATCCCGGCGGTGAGAATATTCTCTTgggaacaaaaagaaaagagtaaCAAAACTTTTGTTTGGTACCAATAATTTCACTtcattttcatcaaaaaaaaaaaacaataattttaactTCATTTTGTAGCAATAAACCATTCGTTACCTCTTGTCCTTATTTGTAGATTCCATCACCGGTGCCTCTCTGTTTGtacataaaaattaaatctcTAAACTTGGAAAATATCATAGGAGTCCAAATCGTTCATCCCTATTTCAACGCCTCTTTGCTTTTATAAATCAGAAGCGAAAAGGCAAAGCAAAAAGAAAGAGCTCCAGTTCCTCGTTACTGTCGGAGAAGTGTAAAAGAAAAAGGTaacaaacaccttttgggttcTTATCTCTTCGCTTTCACATAAGCttcctttactctgttttagcTAAAAATCAATCCTTTTCACCTCCACTGATGAAGGGTCTTTTAGTTTTCTCGAACTGAATCTTGTGGGTTTATCATATTTGTGGTTTAGATctaaaagtttgaaactttgaatgTTGATTTGGTGTTTAAGGTTGGTTGAACAATGAAGGGAGCGACGCTTGTTGCTCTCGCCGCCACTATCGGCAATTTCTTGCAAGGATGGGACAATGCCACCATTGCTGGTTtgtaactctctctctctctctctctggattTGTATCAGATCAGTTCTCAACTTCTCATTTGAGATTTGGTTGCAGGAGCTATGGTTTATATCAACAAAGACATGAATCTACCAACCTCTGTTCAAGGTCTTGTGGTAGCTATGTCACTGATCGGTGCCACGGTCATTACCACTTGCTCAGGACCCATCTCTGACTGGCTAGGGAGACGCCCCATGCTGATACTGTCATCAGTTATGTACTTCCTCAGCGGTTTGATAATGTGGTGGTCTCCAAGCGTCTATGTCCTCTGCTTAGCTAGGCTTCTTGATGGGTTTGGCGCCGGTCTTGCCGTCACCCTTGTCCCTGTTTACATCTCTGAGACCGCTCCTCCGGAGATCAGAGGACAGCTCAACACTCTTCCTCAGTTTCTCGGCTCTGGTGGAATGTTTTTGTCTTACTGTATGGTTTTCACTATGTCACTTAGCGAGGCACCTAGCTGGAGAGGGATGCTCGGTGTCCTCTCGATACCTTCTCTTGTGTATTTGTTTTTCACTGTGTTTTATTTGCCTGAGTCTCCTCGTTGGCTGGTTAGTAAAGGGAGAATGGATGAGGCTAAGAAGGTGCTTCAACAGTTGTGTGGCAGAGAAGATGTTACCGGTAAGGCTTCTTCTCACTGTATGGGCCGGATCTGAGATTTTGGAGACCGTAAACATTTActagaaattttaataaattttttcttataatttacgGACCtatgtctatatatataagagCATCCTAATAGTTATGGGCtggatttttttaatatccaCAAAGATATTTTGGGTTGGGTTTCCCGTAAAAGTTAGAACCTCGCAATTACACGcacatatatattacatacatatatgtatttttagaaCCCATAAACTAGAACCGGGGGTGCTCTAACCTTCAAATTTTTAGAAACCAGGTCAATGTTTCATTGGGCTGTGTCCATATCCGGCACTGGTCACTTGGTTGCTGCTATTAAATGTTGTTTATATGTTCCTGCAGATGAGATGGCTTTGCTTGTCGAAGGACTAGACATAGGAGGAGAGAAAACACTAGAGGATCTCTTAGTAACTTTAGACGATCACGAAACACTCGAAACCGTTAACGAAGACGGACAAATGAGGCTTCTTGGCACCCACGAGAACCAATCCTACATCGCTCGACCCGTCCCTGAACAACAGAGCTCACTGTTCCTACGCTCTCGCCACGGAAGCTTAGCAAACCAAAGCATGATCCTCAAAGACCCCCTCGTGGGTCTCTTCGACAGCCTCCACGAGAAGATGGTGCCTGAAGCAGCAGGCGGGAACACGAGGAGCGGGATCTTCCCTCACTTCGGAAGCATGTTCAGCACCAACGCAGACGGGAAACCACCTCACTGGGAGAAAGACGTAGAGAGCCAATTCAACAAAGACCATGATGACTATGCTACAGATGATAATGCGGCTGATGATGACTCGGATAACGATCTTCGCAGCCCGTTGATGTCTCGCCAGACGACGAGCATGGACAAGGACATGATCCCACATCCTACAGGGGGAAGCACGCTGAGCATGAGACGACACAGCACGCTTACGGGCGAAACCAACATGGGGATTGGTAATGGTTGGCATATGGGGTATAGATACGACAACGGAGAGTACAAAAGGTATTACCTTAAGGAAGACAACGCAGAGTCTCGCCGCGGCTCGATCATTTCCCTTCCTGGTGGTCAAGATGGAGGCAGCAGCTACATTCACGCTTCAGCACTTGTGAGCAAATCAGTTCTTGGTCCCAAATCAATCCATGGATCTGCGATGGTTCCTCCTGAGAAAACCGCTACGACAGGACCGCTCTGGTCTGCTCTTCTTGAGCCTGGTGTCAAGCGTGCGTTGGTTGTTGGTGTGGGGATTCAGATACTTCAGCAGTTTTCTGGTATCAATGGTGTTCTTTACTACACTCCTCAGATTCTTGAACGTGCTGGTGTAGACATTCTTCTTTCGAGCTTTGGATTAAGCTCCATCTCCGCGTCGTTCCTCATCAGCGGGTTAACAACTTTACTCATGCTTCCATCTATTGTTGTCGCCATGAGACTCATGGATGTCTCTGGAAGAAGGTACTGCTCAAAAAGCCATAACCTTTGTGCTCAAGATCCTCTGTTTTCAAACAAATCCTCTGTTTTTAAACAAATCCTCTGTTTTCAAACAAATCCTCTGTTTTCTGAAACCatactctgtttttgtttgcagGGCATTACTTCTGTGGACCATCCCTGTTCTGATTCTCTCACTCATCGTCCTAGTCATCAGCGAGCTTGTCCACATCAGCAAAGTTGTAAACGCAGCGCTCTCCACGGCCTGTGTGATACTCTACTTCTGCTTCTTCGTGATGGGTTATGGTCCCATTCCGAACATCCTCTGTTCTGAGATCTTCCCGACGAGAGTCCGCGGTCTCTGCATTGCTATCTGCGCTATGGTGTTCTGGATCGGAGACATTATCGTCACTTACTCGCTTCCTGTTCTCCTAAGCTCGATCGGACTCGTTGGTGTGTTCATCATTTACGGTGCGGTTTGCGTTATCTCGTGGATCTTTGTTTACATGAAGGTCCCGGAGACTAAAGGTATGCCCTTGGAGGTTATCACAGACTACTTTGCCTTTGGTGCTCAGGCTCAAGCTTCTGCTCCTTCCAAAGATATATAGTTTGTAACCTTGATTCTTCTTCATTTGCTCTATGTACTTAAAAAGAtttcttcatctttttatttttgttggttCTGAGATACCTTCCTTTAGTTTTTGTCTCTTTTTATTtcctttgtttttgttattgaaattaATCTAATAATTACTcagttttctctctttctttgacACTTAACATGATAATCTTGAAGACTTGAGATTTGTGATTTGAACTCTTGAAAGCAAATGAAAAGATAGATTTAAGGGTTTTTGAGGAAAACCGTTGGTCTTTTCCATTAGTAAGCTCTGTTAGTGTAACTGGAGCTAACTTATAAACTTTCCCACACATCTCTACCGTTGAGCTTCCTTTACCAT
The sequence above is drawn from the Brassica napus cultivar Da-Ae chromosome A8, Da-Ae, whole genome shotgun sequence genome and encodes:
- the LOC106415746 gene encoding monosaccharide-sensing protein 1 → MKGATLVALAATIGNFLQGWDNATIAGAMVYINKDMNLPTSVQGLVVAMSLIGATVITTCSGPISDWLGRRPMLILSSVMYFLSGLIMWWSPSVYVLCLARLLDGFGAGLAVTLVPVYISETAPPEIRGQLNTLPQFLGSGGMFLSYCMVFTMSLSEAPSWRGMLGVLSIPSLVYLFFTVFYLPESPRWLVSKGRMDEAKKVLQQLCGREDVTDEMALLVEGLDIGGEKTLEDLLVTLDDHETLETVNEDGQMRLLGTHENQSYIARPVPEQQSSLFLRSRHGSLANQSMILKDPLVGLFDSLHEKMVPEAAGGNTRSGIFPHFGSMFSTNADGKPPHWEKDVESQFNKDHDDYATDDNAADDDSDNDLRSPLMSRQTTSMDKDMIPHPTGGSTLSMRRHSTLTGETNMGIGNGWHMGYRYDNGEYKRYYLKEDNAESRRGSIISLPGGQDGGSSYIHASALVSKSVLGPKSIHGSAMVPPEKTATTGPLWSALLEPGVKRALVVGVGIQILQQFSGINGVLYYTPQILERAGVDILLSSFGLSSISASFLISGLTTLLMLPSIVVAMRLMDVSGRRALLLWTIPVLILSLIVLVISELVHISKVVNAALSTACVILYFCFFVMGYGPIPNILCSEIFPTRVRGLCIAICAMVFWIGDIIVTYSLPVLLSSIGLVGVFIIYGAVCVISWIFVYMKVPETKGMPLEVITDYFAFGAQAQASAPSKDI